The region aaGTTAAACCAAGACAAGGGGCTTTATCTCTAAATCTAGGaccatgacctctgacctttttaTCAACTTCATTCCCAGTTCAGAAGGTAAATATCTTATTGACTGTATGAGGCTCAGGATCCTTGtgggatcagaaccagcagagcagagcaggtaataatgacagaaaactgaaatacagAACATGAGAAAGTCCTAAAAACCCAAGACAGAAAACCAAGATGATCAAACCCAGAGTACAAATCATCATTTCATCAGATGTTTATGACACatggctgtaataaacaggaagtggaggctGAAAATTATCTTCTGGGAAAATGGAGGAAGGTTTTCAGGAATGTGATGCAATGGGTTGTTATTGTTCTGTCACATAAACTACTGGTGATGTCACCTTCTGTCctcacaaacagaaacagttcaTCAGTCCGGTGAGTCAAATCTTCACCACATCAGAACTTATTCAGCAAATATGTTTCATTCTCCACTTCAGCACTTTAACTCATTTctggaagaaacaaaaaccacCTCAgcataaaaacttgtttttttattgagaaagTTCCTTCAATTTTACAGTTTAAcattatgtgaataaattgtatactgaggaaattaaaaaaatgatcatATTAATGAGCCAAAAACAATCATTAAGAAACGGAATCTGAAAATgtattatatttagtttttctgctAACATGAATTATTACAATTAAAAACGGTGACAAGAAAACCCAGTTAAGAATCTGAGCTCCTTATGTTCTTTCTGAAATTCAGTAAAtagtttttacaaaacagagttacaaaaagaacattttaaaataatagaatGTGAAGAAATGTCCAATGGGGGTGAGAAAGATAATTGAAtgaagattaataaaaaaatattttctccaatttgaaaaacatttccccaaatattttctacattttctgcTATATTAGAAACTGAGATCAAAACTTTCaaaaatcaacatgtttttatacaAAGCTCACAAAATTAACAGAAGATACATTCACTGATGTTTTAATTCTGAATGTAGTTTTTTAGTAACACATTTAGAttcttattttcaaaaaagtttaaaacgcTTCAATAATCAAAGatgtttattaataatttcataAGAATATTGATCGGACTGCAGATAGAAACTGAGCTAAAAGTgtaaaatttttcagaaataaaaaatacataactttgaactttaaaaagaaatctcagtTTCACAGATTTTGATCTCAGAAGTTTTAGCATTCTCAGAAATATAAACACCAAAATAAGCAAAGAGTTTCTCAGTGAAAGTGTCTCTATAAGTGTAGATGAGACTCTTGTCTTCAGAGTCGTAGAAGGAAACCTCCCCTCTGTCATAGTCCAGCTGGACTCTGATCCTCTGGAGACTTTTATTCACTGTCAGAGTcttattaaaatcattattttatttttcatcatcatGCAGCAAACACCAGATTCCATTTTTGGTGAAGCAGATATCTCTCCCTTCCTGTCAACAGACTCTTTAGCCAAACCGATATTCCATCTGGGATGATCTCCCACCTTCACCTCCCAGCTGTGTTTCCCTGAGCTGAAGCCCTCAGAACTAAAAACATTGAGGtactttgtgtttctctctgGATTATCAGGAAGCTGCTGCCATTTGTCTCCATATCTCACCCTGGTCAGATCATCAGACAGATGGATCCATGGACCTGCAGTGTTTGGGTCCAGAATGACGGGACTGAACTTCACCTTGCCCTTCATCTTCTCCCAGACTCTGAAGGACAGGTTGCCCAGGTGTTGGGCCACATCTATCAGAGCTCCTGAGACCAGCTGTGGATCTggcagtgacctctgacctctggctcTTCTCTGAGTGGCTTTATAACTGCTGAGGAACGACAGGTTGTCTTTCTGCAGCTCTTCTTCAACAGCAGAGATACTGTCTGACAGAGAGGAGATCTGCTCCTCAATCCTCTTCATCTCTCTGCTGATAGTCttcctcttctgctcctcttcctccctcagaGCTGCCAGTCTggactcctcttcctctctcaggaACTGGTGGAGCTTGTTGAACTCTGCTCTGATCTGTCTCTCTGTGGACAGCAGCTGCTTCTTGGAGTGTTGAATCACATCATCGAATGTTTTCTGCACTTGTGTCATGAATTGTGGAGGTGCGGTAGTAGGTGGTGAGACTGACGCCGAG is a window of Xiphophorus hellerii strain 12219 chromosome 12, Xiphophorus_hellerii-4.1, whole genome shotgun sequence DNA encoding:
- the LOC116729287 gene encoding LOW QUALITY PROTEIN: nuclear factor 7, brain-like (The sequence of the model RefSeq protein was modified relative to this genomic sequence to represent the inferred CDS: inserted 1 base in 1 codon); translated protein: MTQVQKTFDDVIQHSKKQLLSTERQIRAEFNKLHQFLREEEESRLAALREEEEQKRKTISREMKRIEEQISSLSDSISAVEEELQKDNLSFLSSYKATQRRARGQRSLPDPQLVSGALIDVAQHLGNLSFRVWEKMKGKVKFSPVILDPNTAGPWIHLSDDLTRVRYGDKWQQLPDNPERNTKYLNVFSSEGFSSGKHSWEVKVGDHPRWNIGLAKESVDRKGEISASXKNGIWCLLHDDEK